DNA sequence from the Paenibacillus azoreducens genome:
TATGGCTCAATAAGCCGAAATAAGTCTGTTTTTTTGTCTGTAGTCTCCTATTTCAAGATAAGAATGTGTGTTCTTAAATAGGACTTAAGTGGGTAGGGGGAGATTCGATTATTAGGTATGATTTATCTATTCGGGTTAATATCATAATCTTGGTTGTGTCGCATCATTTATCCAAGCAGGAGGGAATTCGTTTGATTGAAATTACAGAAAGTTGGATTGATTCTATAGCGCCGAACAGCTCAGCCGTCAAAAATGGGCATGATCTGGTCAAAAAAGGGAAGTTTACCGAACTTCATTTGTCAAACGATCAGCAGGTGTTGTTTGGCAGTTGCGCCGGCAGCGGGAAAACGCCTTATTCGCCTTCGGCGGATTTCGTTGTTCCTGAAAAGCCCGTCATGCGCTGCAACTGCCCAAGCCGGCAAATTCCGTGCAAACATGTGCTTGGTTTGCTTTATGCTTATGCGGGCGGAGAGAATTTTACGGCTGCGGAGATGCCTGAGGATCTGGCAGCGAAACGCGAAAAAGCCGAGAAACGGGAAGAGAAAAAAGCCAAAGAAGCTGCGGCGGGAACGGCTCCCAAGCCGAAAAAAGTGAATAAATCGGCGCTGAAGAAAAAGATCATGGCGCAGCTGGAAGGATTGGATGTGCTGGAAAAGCTAACTCACTCCTTGATCCGGCGCGGTCTTGGGACGCTCGACGCCAAAGAGCTCAAAAACATTCAGGACCATGTAAAACAAATGGGAAGCTACTATTTAAACGGAGCCCAGATCCAACTGCGCAAGCTGCAAATGATACTTGCATCCCGAGGAGATAAAGAAGATACATATACGGCTGCTACGGAGCAGCTTGGCGTGATTCACGCTTTTATCAAAAAAGGACGGGCGCATCTGAAGGCCAAACTTGAAGATCCGGAACTTGCGCTTGATCATGAATCGACCATTGAGGAATGGCTCGGACATGCATGGCAGCTTTCGGAATTGAAAGATGCGGGACTGTCAAGTTCCGAGGCCGAACTGATCCAGTTGTCCTTCAACAGCTATGATGATCCCTCGCGCCAGGAATTCGTCGACTGCGGCTACTGGATGCAAATGGACAGCGGGGAAATTCATTATACCGTGCAGTACCGTCCATACAAAGCGGCGAAGCTGATGCGCGAGGAGGACAGCTTTTTTGACGCGGCCTGCGTGCCGGCTCTTTACCGTTATCCGGGGGATCTCAACCGCCGTGTACGGTTCGAATCCTTCTCTACGCGGCCGGTGGAAGAACAGGATATCGCCCGAATCCGGAAGTATGCGGCAAGTTCTTATGCCGAGGTAGTAAAAATGGTGAAAAACCAACTAAAAAACCCGCTGGGAGACCAGAGTCCGGTGATGCTGATTCATGCGGACCGAATTGTTTCCGACGAGGAAGGGCGGCTGTTTATTGCTGATGCACACGGCGAGACGCTTGAACTTAAGGATTTGACGGAAGATTCCACAGTCCAACTGTTGAAATTTTTGCCTGATGACAGTTTGCGGGATACAGCCGTGCTGGTCATGTTCGATCATGGCTTGGCAAGCGGGCGCTTGCGTGTGCAGCCGCTGAGTATCGTGACTGGACGGGAGATTATACGCTTGCTTTATTAATCCATTATGAAATTGTTTCTTAATGAAATCGGAACTGGGGGAGACAGGCAAATATGAGTCAGACATTGCTGATGGAGCTAAACGAAGAAATCAGACGTTTATATATCGCGGGTAGCGATCTGGCGGCCGGGGACCATCGGCTTAGACGGCTGGTGCCGCCATTTCAGCAGCTTGGAGAAAAGGCGCCGGTATTCAAAAAGCTGGCTGAAGGCGTCAACGAGTTGATTGATGCAGGCGGGAGTGAGGCGGATTCCGCCCGCAAACTTCAGGATGTGAACCTGCTGCTGCAGTCGGTTCTGCGCACGCAGGGCAAAGGGTCGGCCGAAGGAGAAACGGTACCGCTTGCAAATTCGCCGCTCCCGCTGCAAACGCGGATGTCCTACCGTAAACTGGCAGCGGTTCGGAACGCACTGTCGACGCGCGGAGGCGGGAGATACGAGATAATTATTGAAGGCTATCGTGAAGGGGTATTTGCGGATCTGCGGCTGCTGCCGCTTGCCGTGGAAGCACTTAGCGATCCGTATTCCGAGATCGCCGATTTTGCGATGACGGATATTTTGCCCTCTTACGGCAAGGAAATCGTACCGTATTTGCTGGCAAGCTTTCAACCGTCGGGAGGCAGGGTTGAATCCCGTAAACTGACCGTGATTGCGAAAAATGGCGGCAAGGAAGTACTGAATACGGTTTTCGAGGCCGCCATGTCGGGTTCGGATGAAGTGCGAACTACAGCGATTCAGCTCTTAGCGGGCCATATTGAATATGAGCAAGCGCTGCTGGATTTTAGCCGCGACAAGAAAAAAAGCATCCGTCAGGCAGCTTATAACGCTTTGGCCGACAGCGGCTGGGAAAGCGCAGTTGCCCGTCTCTATGAGGCCTCCCAAGGCAAAGACTGTGAACTTGTGAATCCTTCCTTGAACCGCTGCAAATCGCCGCAGCTTACCGAGCGGCTGGCGGGGGACTTCGCGGATCAACTGCAATCGCTGCAAGATGCTGCGAAGGACAAGGAAAAAACGGAGGAAATCTGGACTCAGGTCAAACGTTATCTCTGGGCGCTGCATCAAAAAGCAAGTCCTGAACTTGAGGAGTTATATTTGGGCGTTCTTCGCGAATATAAGCATTATATGTTTAAACTCGGATGGTCGTTTCTGGCCAATGAAGCGATTGATTATATCAAAAAAACGGACTCGGAAGAGGGCCGGCAGCTTCTACAGGCCGCAGTGGAATCGGATTTGAAACATTACGCCGGTACCAACGCTTATGCACGCGAGACATTCATTAAAGCCCAGCCTGTTTTATCGCCTGAGCGTATTTACGAGGCCTATTCTCCCATTGTGAAAGACCGGGTACATGCTAAGGCCATCAGCCGGAGCGCCAATTATTGCAAACAGCTGCTGGATACGATTGAGGACATGGTTGTTTTACGGCGGTATCAAGCATACAAGCAGGTTTGGTCTTATGGCGAAGAAGAGTATGCCTATCATGTGGAAATGCTGCCGCAGGAAGAAATCGCCGCGGGTTGGGACCCGCGCTGGCTGGATCATTTTATCGAATTGGACCGCATGGCTCTGGTAAGCGCATTTGCACGCCCGGGACATGCGGACGCCGCATCCTATTTATTCCTGAAGCTGCGGAATTCGCCGGAGTTCCGCAACCGCTTTGCGAATTTGGCGGTCATGGGGCTGGTTCGGGCGGAAGTTGCGCCGCAGCAGCTGCACGAAGCGCTTGTTCAGGCGCTGGAGGATGAACGCAATACCGATTGCCGTGAAATCGAACCCTTCCTGTTTGAACAGCTCTGCGGTTTACCGGCAGCATATGAGGCCCGGGTGCGAGCGGCTTTGCCCAAGTTCAGTTCCAAAGCGGAGGAACAGTTGGAATATATTTTGAAGAACATGTCATCCATCCATTCATAAAATACGTGTTCAAAAAGGCCGGTTTTCAGCGGACATTTTGAACAACCTCATAAAGGAGTGTTATCAATGAGTACGGAACAAACGATGCAGGATATTATGCGCAAGGCCTCCGAGCTTTTGTATCAGGAGGAACTGAACGCTTTGATCCGCGAGGATCAGGGCAAAATTCCGGCAGGGTGGCAGATGTCCCCGCAGTCTGTGTTGAAATTTATCGTAGGCGGTAAAGCAGGAAAGCAGATCATTACCCCAAAATACATTGGAAACCCGAGAATCGTTGAAATGGCGATTGCGACACTGGTGACGGACCGGGCGCTGCTGCTCATTGGGGAACCTGGAACGGCGAAATCCTGGTTGTCCGAAAATTTGGCGGCTGCCATCTACGGCAACTCCGGACTGGTTGTGCAGGGTACGGCGGGAACGACGGAAGAACAGGTCCGCTACTCTTGGAACTATGCGATGCTGCTGGCCCAAGGCCCGACCCCGGAAGCGCTTGTGCAAAGCCCGATTATGCGGGCGATGCAGGCGGGAGGGATTGCGCGTTTTGAGGAAATATCCCGCTGTGCTTCCGAGGTGCAGGACGCTTTGATTTCGATTTTGTCGGAAAAAACGATTTCCATACCGGAGCTGGGCAAAGAGATCAATGCGCGTAAAGGATTCAGCATCATTGCCACAGCCAATACCCGCGACCGCGGCGTGAATGAAATGTCGACAGCGCTGAAGCGCCGGTTCAATATCATCGTCCTGCCTGCGCCGGCGGATCTGGAAACCGAAGTGGAAATCGTGAAAAAACGCGTAGCCGAGATTGCTTCTTCCTACGACTTGCAGGCGGCGGCACCGGCGGATGAGGCGCTTCTGAAAGTGGTGACCATTTTTAGGGAGCTGCGCAGTGGGATGACTTTGGACAAAAAGGACAAGGTGAAGTCTCCGGCAGGTGTCATTTCCACGGCGGAAGCCATTTCGTTATTAACGAACAGCATGGCGCTGGCGGCAAGCTTTGGCAGCGGGGAAATGACGGATGACGATTTGGCTGCGGGGCTTCAGGGGGCGATCGTTAAGGATGAGGAGAAGGACCGGATCGTGTGGAAAGAGTATTTGGATAATGTTATGAAGAAACGGGGAACAAGCTGGCGTGGCCTTTATAATGCCTGCAAGGAGCTGAATCAATGAATACGGTCTGCGGCGCTGGAGTTCATCTGTTTGGCGTCCGGCATTTGTCGCCGGCCGGCGCTTACCATGTCGTAGAATATTTGGAACGATTGCAGCCAACGGCGGTATTGATCGAGGGGCCATCGGACGCGACGCCCGAGATCATTCACCTGACGAATAGTTCTACAAAACCGCCTGTGGCGATTCTTGCATTTACCGAGGAACTGCCGATCCGCACCGTATTATGGCCTTTTGCGGTATATTCGCCGGAGTATCAAGCGATGCTCTGGGCACGCAATCAGGGAGCCCACTGCGCTTTTATCGATCTGCCTTCATCTTCTGCGGTCTGCCTGCAGGATGTACGCGGAGAGCGTGGAGGGCAGCCTTCGGGCAGCGATGTATCGCATGAAACCCAGGATCAAGAGCCGTCTTCCAAGGAAATCGGAGGGTCTGAAGATTTGGAGCCGGAGGCCGGTAATTCAATAGATACGGAAGTTCGTGATCCAGGAAGCATATATGACCTGATTGCAGGCATTTCAGGCGAATATGATTACGATACGTACTGGGAGCGTAATTTCGAACATAATTTAACCCCGGATGCATACCGGCAGGCGATTTTGGCTTATTCGAGCCAGATGAGGGAGCTTACGGAAGGGCGGGAATGGACGGAAGACCGGCAGGAATATGCCTATAATGCTGTCCGTGAAGCTTATATGTGCAGGCAAATTGCAGACACCATCGCGGCCGGACATCAACCGGAGAATATCGTTGTTATCTGCGGGGCATATCACGCCTCCGCTCTGGCTGATCTTTCCCGGGCCATGAGTGACGACGAATTGCAGCGGCTGCCGTTCCGCAAGACCAAGCTGACGCTTATGCCTTATTCCTATTTGAAGCTGTCATCCCTGACCGGTTATGGCGCAGGCAATATCGCTCCGTATTATTTTGAAATGATGTGGAAGCAAATGGCCCGGGGGACGCTTGGGGATTTGCCGCATCGTTATTTTGCTTTTGTTGCCGCCGATTTGAGAAAAACCGGAACACACCGTTCGACTGCGGAAGTCATCGAAGCGGTACGGTTTGCGGAGTCGCTTGCTGCGCTGCATGACGGCCATGCGCCAACGCTGCGGGATTTGCGGGATGCGGCCAAAACGCTGCTCGGACGCGGCGAGCTTTCCGTTATAGCAGAATCCTTGGCTCGTGCCGAGGTTGGCACCGCGATTGGGGAACTTGCGGAAGGCGTCAGCCAGACGCCGATTCAGGATGATATGAATCGCCAGTTGAAACGGCTGAAGCTCGACAAATATAAGACAGCTGTCGCCAGCGACTTGGTGCTCGATTTGCGTGAGAACCGCAGGGTTTCTTCGGAGGAAGCGGCTTTTTTGGACTTGAACCGTTCCTTCTGGTTTCACCGTTTGAAGCTGCTGGGGATCCATTTCGCGCAAGAGAAAGGAAGAACTCAAGATCAAGCCGACTGGACGGAGCATTGGGTCGCGAAATGGTCTCCCGAGGTTGAGATCGAGGTGGTTGAATCCAATCTGCTGGGCGAAACCGTGGAGACCGCCGCCGGATTTGTGCTGCAGCAGCGGCTGGAGGGGTGTAGCTCGATTGAGGAGGCTTCTGCGCTGATAACTGTCGCCTACGAATGCGGGATGGTTCATCAAATGGAGGCAGGCCGGCAAACGATGCAGCGGCTTGCGGTTGAAAGCCAGGATGTTGTTCAGATTGCGGCGGCGGCCAGAAAGCTGTCGCAGCTTATCCGTTACGGCGGCATCCGCCGGATGGACAATACGCCGCTAATCCCGCTGCTGCAGCAGCTGTTCATGCGCGCCTGCCTGTTTCTGCATGATGCCAGTCAGTGCAATGACGAAGTAGCGCAGGCGATGGCATCTGCGATCGGCGAGCTGAACCATATTGCGGCAGAACATAGCGAAGAGGTCGATGAAGCATTATGGGTGCAGGAGCTTTCCCGTTTGTCGGACAGAGATGATGCGCATCCCCGTTTATCCGGACTGGCCTGCGCGATTTTGCTGGAGCGGAATTCAATTTCGGCGCAGCAGTGTGCGGCGGAAGTATCAAGGCGGCTATCGCCGGGTATCCCCGCGGATTTGGGAGCAGGATGGTTCGAAGGCTTGGCGATGCGCAACCGGTATGCGCTTTTGTCGCGAACAAGCCTGTGGGAACAGCTGAATGATTACATCTGCACGCTTGAAGATGATGAATTTGTGCGGGCGCTCTTATTTTTGCGGCGGGCTTTTAGTGCCTTTAGCCCGAAGGAAAAAACGATGGTTGCGGAATTGCTCGGCGAGATTTGGGGTGTAAGTACGGAGCAGGTGGCGGAAATACTGACGGATGATCTGAAGGAGGAAGAAGCCCAGATGTTAAACGAATTAAACGATTTTGATTTTGAGGACTTTTAATATGGGGAATACGGTGGATCAAAAGATTTTATCCCGCTGGCGGCTTATTCTGGGCACGGCCGCCGAAGAGGAGCTTAACCGCTGCAGCAGCGGCGGGCAGATGGATTTGACCAGCGAAGAGATGATTATGGATCGCGCGCTTGCCGCGATTTATGACCAAACGGATGGTATGGGGGGAGAGGATTTCTCCCGAAGCGGAACCCGCGGCGCCGGACAAGGCCAATCCGCTCCGCGGCTTGCGCAGTGGCTTGGAGATGTTCGGACATTTTTCCCCGAAGACGTCGTTTCCGTGATTCAACATGATGCGATGGAACGTAAGGGCTGGAAGCAGCTTTTATTTGAACCGGAAGTACTGGCCACCGTCAAACCGGATATCCAGATGGTCGGGACGCTGTTAGCGCTGAAAGGCAAAATTCCGGAGAAAACCAAAGATACCGCACGTATGCTTGTGCAGGCGGTGGTGGATGAGCTCATAAAGCGGATGCAGCAGGACATCCAAAGGGCCGTCACCGGTGCGCTGAACCGGAGGCAGCATACGCCGCTTTCCTCATTAAGCGGCATCGATTGGAAGCGGACGATTCAGAGGAACCTTAAGCATTATGATGCCGGGCTGCAGCGGATCATTCCCGAAAGGTTTTATTACTTTGACCGCGCCAAACGGAACAAGGAATGGACGGTTATCGTGGACATTGACCAAAGCGGATCCATGGCGGAATCGGTCATTTGGGCTTCGGTGATCGGATCGATTTTTGCCAGCATTCCCGCGCTCGATACCCGAGTTGTTGTCTTTGACACGGAAGTGGTGGATCTGACCGAGCAATGCGCGAATGATCCGGTTGAAATGCTGTTTGGAATCCAGCTTGGCGGCGGAACCAATATCGATAAGTCAGTGGCCTATTGCGAGCAGTTTATTACCGAACCCAAGAAAACTTTGTTTATCATCATTTCCGATCTATACGAAGGGGGCAATCAGGCGCGTCTGATCCGGCGTATGCGGGAGATGAGGGAAGCCGGCGTCAAGACGTTGGGCCTGCTTGCGTTATCCGATGAGGGCAAACCTTTTTATGATGAAAGATTGGCCAAAACTTTGGCCAAGGATGGGACGCCTTGCTTCGCCTGTACGCCTGCGCTGCTGCCGCAGCTGGTGGAAGGCGCGCTAAAAGGGGAAGACTTGACGGAGTTAGCCAAAAAACTGGACACCAAGGGGAAATAAACGACAGTCCGATCAGGGTGGTTTTCACTGTACAATTTCACATTTCAGTCATGCCGCTCGTTTATCGCTCATGTTGCTAACGAAACTGGGAAACGCTATTGCCCCCATTCGGGACCAAAATAAATTGTAACGAAATTACATATCGTTATTTGGGCGGAATCTCGCTTTATCACTATCAATTTTGCTGAATAGCGATACTGTGTTTCGTTAGAATCCGCAGCGGCTTTATTTTGCCCGGATAACGTCTGCAGGTTTCGTTAGCCGTTCTAAATTGTTCGAGAAGTGTCGGATACCCGAGATTACGGTGAAACAGGAATGTGCACTCCAATAGGGGTATAATAAGGAGTGAGGGTTTGCAAAACATTTTTCTAGGGTAGGAGGTAGGAACCTATGTATCGTGAACCGGAAGTCATTGAACGTTTTCACACGGATCGAGGGGATATTCAGCTTCAGAAAAGAGAAGATCACTACGAGATTATATACAATGGCACATTTCTGATGGCGACGTATAACGGAGAGTCGGAACGCTTGTTGGTCAGCAGGGCATTGGAGAGATGCAAAAACCCGTGCAAGATATTGATCGGCGGTCTTGGGGTCGGATTTTCGTTGGAAGAAGCATTAGCGGATTCAAGAATCGGCAAGGTGGATATCGTCGAGATCGAAGAAGCGATTATTCAATGGAACCGCACGCATCTGGCGCAGGTTTCGGGATATGCGCTGGATGATCCCCGTACAAACGTGATCCATACAGACCTGGTAAAATGGATAAACGAAACACATGAAACCTATGACGCGATTTGCCTCGACATCGATAACGGTCCGGATTGGACGGTATCCGAATCGAACACAGGGCTTTACTCGGAACAAGGAATCAATGGATTGATCAAGATGCTGCGGCATGATGGGGTTTTATCGTTTTGGAGCGCTACGGAATCGCCTGAATTCGTGGATTATTTGCAGCTGTTTTTTGAAGAGGTTGAAGTAGAGGCCGTTCCTCAGCCGCGGGGAGAACCCGATTATATATATTTAGCTCTTACGCCAAAACATTAATCTATTTCTTTCAATGCGTAGGGAAAGAAGATTCGATAGACACCGGCCGATGGCCGGTGTTATTGATTTTTAAGAGGGGGAAGAGGTCTGATGCCGCCCATGGATTTCTGAAATCGATACACCATCAAGAAATCATCTGTCCGCCGAAGCCCGGGAAGCGTTTTACGCAGGCATCGCCGGCAAACTTCCGCTTAAACGGATAGGGACGGCGGATGACGTGGCGCAATGCGTCCTATTCTCATTCAAAACGGTTTTGTAACGATTACGGCTGCTTCATGTCGAAGGAGGGCATATGTTATCATAAATGCTAGTAAGCAGTGAACGAAGCTAGGAGATTCAAAAAATTTGTGTGATAGGGTGAATTGCGTGATAGGGTGGAATGTACCCAACTTTTCGCGCTTGTCTAGCGGCAAAGGGAAATAAAGGCAATAAAGGAGAGGATCGGGTGAAGAGAAGAATTTCATTGTTTAATCTGGTGTTTTTTATTCCGGCCATCATTTTAAGTTTTGTGATGTGGAATGAATATACCAGCGGGCTTGACGCAAACATTGAGAAGACGGCATCATCCGGGCGCGGCCTGTTTTTTCTGGATCGCGGCAGCAAAGTGATGGGGATCGCCGAGGACGACAACGCCGGATTAAAAGGCGAGCTCTATGACGCCAAGACAGAGAAGCTAATAAAAGAAATACCGCTTTCATCCGACATACATAACCAGCTCGTTTCAAGTTACCAAAGTGGGCGTTTAATTCTGGTCACCAAAAATAACGAGGATCGGCTTGTGATGAATATGATCGATCCCGAGGGCGGCGTGAGGGAATTGGCGCAAGGGAAGCTTGATCTCCTTGGTTTTTTAGACAGCAATGCTTATGCATGGCGTGGAAAGCTTGTTATTATCGGGGAATCGGTCGGGAAAATCCCCTATCTGGCCCAGGTCAATCAGGGCAAGCTTCAGATCATCAATCTGAACGATAAAAACCTCCTGCCATCGAGGCCAATAAATGTAAGTCCCGTTCAAGGGAGTTTCGACAGCGATGCGGTTTTGCCGATGCTGGAGGTGGACCTTCATGATGATCGGAGGGCATTTGTGAGCGGAGTGCTGAATCAGCAAGGCCTTCCGCTGACGTACATCATAAAAGAAGAAGAGAACTATTTTGAAGCAAGAGATCGTACCGCCCGCCAATTTGCTTCCCAATTGCACCGCAATGAAACCAGACTGCTTAAGGTGGATGGCAATTATCCCGGACAGGTCAAGGTTTATGATGCGGCAGCAGATAAATGGGGCGGCGTACTGCCAACTCCAAGCCCTGTATATCAGACGAAGCTGTATCCTTTGAACGACGAAGAAACATTGATTGCCGGCTCGAACACCAAAGATGAAGCAGAGGGGCATGTTCTGGGATATCTTTATCATGAAAAAACAAAGAAATTCACGGATGTTTCCGCCATCGTTTCTTTAATACCTTATGACGATCTGAAAAACGCGAAGCTTCTATTTTATAAGGAAGCCGGGGACGACATTCTGTATTACTCCAACCCGACGGCTTCTGCCGCATGGATGAATGTGAATGATGGGGCGTTTGGGCTTCTCAATAGTGGCACGTTTCAAAAATGGCAGCTTGGCAGGGAAGAAAACCAAAAATCCATCCAAAGCTTTATGAACTATCTCAAACAAGGGGATGCGGTCGTCATCAACTGGGCGATCTGGGTTTTCATTCCGCTGTTCATGTATGGAACACTGGCTATTTTGCCGCCGATTTTGCGGGCGAAGCACAAAATGTCGCATCATAAGAATCGCTCTGTGCCGTGATCAGTAAAGCAACTTTATCGGTACTTTAAGCTGCTGAAACTGGATGAACATGTAATAATGAAACTAAAAAAGAATAGGGCGTGGGTATAATGGATACATCAAATGCCGTTCATCTATTAAAATGTCATACCTTTGCGCATGATGATATGCACCGGCACAAAGCAGAGCATGGTTTTCTAGGCAGTCTAAGGCCGTTTAAAGGCGAGCTGAGGGAGGGGAATTTCCACGAGCTGATGATCGTTTTGCGTGCCCTTGAAGCAAAGCTCGGCGAACCTGTGCTGGACCGGGAAATGATAACTTGTTTGTGGAGCATCTGCCAGTTGGGCCGCGCTTGGGCGGTAGAACCGGAAGGGATGCTAAGGCGGAACGGATTAATAACAGATGAACAGGTAGACCGGATGGAGAACTGGCTCGATCTCATCTCATACGCCGTCATGACCCTGCTCGGCAACGGTGGCGAAAAAGAGGCGTTCTGGGGTTACCGCGAATATATCTCCGAGAAGCTTGATCCGCTTATGGCAGAGCTGGACGTTTTGCTAGAGGAGAAGGTTATGGAAGACGAAATTCAGGAGCTGCATGAAAACTATAAAAAACAATCAGGGGCGGAAGAAGAAAGGTTGGCCGCGTTCGAAGCAAAATTCGAAGTGCTGCTGCCGGAAGATTTCCGCAGCTTTTACCGTCATAAAGACGGTAGCGGTTACGCGTTTCATGTCCTGTATCCAGGTGACGCCGAGGCGGGAGAGTGGCCTCCTTATTATTTGCTGTCCCTGGACGAAATGGAGGAAACCAAAAGTTACTTTTGCGAACGGGACGAGCTTTTGGCAGAATATTATTCCGGAGAAGAGATTCGGGAACTGGACCCGAAGATCAAACCTTATTTGTTTCATAAAAAGTGGTTTCCGTTTGCGACGATGGCCGGCGGCTCATTATACTTGATGCTTGACCTCGATCCGTCCGATCAAGGAACATATGGGCAGATCATCAGCTATATCCACGATCCGGATTTTGTCTATTATGTCGCGGACTCTTTTACGGATTTATTGCGGGAATCTAACAGGAATTTAAGTATGATGGATGAGATTGAATATTAAAGTATGTATGTTCAAGGGAGGGGAATGATTATGTACGGAAATCGCATGAACGATGTCGACGAGCATTTGCATGAAAACAAGCCGCAGGCTGGACATGCCCCCTTCATGGATTTGAAAGAAAAGATTCAAAACCTGCCTGGTACCCCCGGCGTATATCTGATGAAAGATGCCCGCGGCAGCATCCTGTATGTCGGAAAGTCCAAACATTTAAAGAAAAGGGTCCAGTCATATTTTCATCATTCCCAAACCCATGCGCCTAAAATTAAAAAGCTCGTTCAGCATGTAAAGGATTTGGAGGTGATCCGGACGGACACGGAATTTGAGGCCTTTATGCTGGAATGCAATCTCATTCATAAGTACAAGCCGATGTATAACCGGAAAATGAAAAATACCGCATCCTATGCGTATATCGTCATCCCGGCATCGGATGGGCTGCGCCATATCGAAACGACCAACCATCCGGTTCCGGCTCACGGCGACAGCATTTTTGGGCCTTATCCGACAAGCAGAATCGCAGTGGAAAAAGCGGTGGTAAACATTCTGGAAAGCTTGAAGATAGCCTGCACCCCTGCGGCTGCCGCAACAGCTCCCTGCCTGAACCGTGCCATCGGATTATGCTTGGGGATGTGTATGGGCGGAGAAGGCCTGAAGGAATACCAACAGCTCATGAACCGTTTTATCGGGTTGCTGGAAGGAACTGACCGAAGTTTATATGATGAGTTGGAGCGCAAAATGGCGGCCGCTTCCGAACAGTTTGATTTTGAGGCTGCCGCCAAGTTCAGGGATGTGCTGCAGTCGATCCGCTTTCTCGAGCATAAAGAAAAAGTCATTGGATTTGCCGGTAGCAATCCGAATGTGCTGTTATACGAACCTGTGGACGAAGAAACAATCAAACTTTTTCTTGTCAAACGCCATACGATTCTGTTCAGCAGGAGCTTTCCGGTTGCGACCGATCGGGAGAGGCAGCAGCTAACTAAAGAGGCGGGCATGCTCGTTCGGGCCTATTTCAAAAACGATGAAGACGCGTATACATCCGAAGTGGGCAGGGATGAAATCGATGAAGCACAGATTATTTACAGCTATGTGCAAAGCCATCCCGGCCAAGCTGCGCTTATTCCGGATGCGTGGCTTGATACGGACGATCCGTTGGAATTAAACGCTGCAATGGCATCGTTTTTTTCGGACATTATTAAAGATTCGAACGAAAATCTTGATTGATCTGAATGACATCGGGAAGCCTGAATGCGAATCCGAAATGGCCTAAACGTGATGAATCATAGCTGAATTACCTCAATTTATTGTGAATATTCTAAATATGAGTAACCTCGGACCTTTTCCGGGGTTATATATAAACAGCCTAAAACGAGGCTCAACATCATGATTAGTGCTTGACAAAAAAGCGAAAGTAGCGGAGGGGACGGAATCGATCTGAAGAAGCGACAGCGTTCGCCTTTGTCTCCGAATTTCTACCTTTATGAAAAACAAAATCGAGAAATTTGGAGACAACAGCGATCGGAAGAACGATCCGTAACC
Encoded proteins:
- a CDS encoding DUF5682 family protein; the protein is MNTVCGAGVHLFGVRHLSPAGAYHVVEYLERLQPTAVLIEGPSDATPEIIHLTNSSTKPPVAILAFTEELPIRTVLWPFAVYSPEYQAMLWARNQGAHCAFIDLPSSSAVCLQDVRGERGGQPSGSDVSHETQDQEPSSKEIGGSEDLEPEAGNSIDTEVRDPGSIYDLIAGISGEYDYDTYWERNFEHNLTPDAYRQAILAYSSQMRELTEGREWTEDRQEYAYNAVREAYMCRQIADTIAAGHQPENIVVICGAYHASALADLSRAMSDDELQRLPFRKTKLTLMPYSYLKLSSLTGYGAGNIAPYYFEMMWKQMARGTLGDLPHRYFAFVAADLRKTGTHRSTAEVIEAVRFAESLAALHDGHAPTLRDLRDAAKTLLGRGELSVIAESLARAEVGTAIGELAEGVSQTPIQDDMNRQLKRLKLDKYKTAVASDLVLDLRENRRVSSEEAAFLDLNRSFWFHRLKLLGIHFAQEKGRTQDQADWTEHWVAKWSPEVEIEVVESNLLGETVETAAGFVLQQRLEGCSSIEEASALITVAYECGMVHQMEAGRQTMQRLAVESQDVVQIAAAARKLSQLIRYGGIRRMDNTPLIPLLQQLFMRACLFLHDASQCNDEVAQAMASAIGELNHIAAEHSEEVDEALWVQELSRLSDRDDAHPRLSGLACAILLERNSISAQQCAAEVSRRLSPGIPADLGAGWFEGLAMRNRYALLSRTSLWEQLNDYICTLEDDEFVRALLFLRRAFSAFSPKEKTMVAELLGEIWGVSTEQVAEILTDDLKEEEAQMLNELNDFDFEDF
- a CDS encoding VWA domain-containing protein — protein: MGNTVDQKILSRWRLILGTAAEEELNRCSSGGQMDLTSEEMIMDRALAAIYDQTDGMGGEDFSRSGTRGAGQGQSAPRLAQWLGDVRTFFPEDVVSVIQHDAMERKGWKQLLFEPEVLATVKPDIQMVGTLLALKGKIPEKTKDTARMLVQAVVDELIKRMQQDIQRAVTGALNRRQHTPLSSLSGIDWKRTIQRNLKHYDAGLQRIIPERFYYFDRAKRNKEWTVIVDIDQSGSMAESVIWASVIGSIFASIPALDTRVVVFDTEVVDLTEQCANDPVEMLFGIQLGGGTNIDKSVAYCEQFITEPKKTLFIIISDLYEGGNQARLIRRMREMREAGVKTLGLLALSDEGKPFYDERLAKTLAKDGTPCFACTPALLPQLVEGALKGEDLTELAKKLDTKGK
- a CDS encoding spermine/spermidine synthase encodes the protein MYREPEVIERFHTDRGDIQLQKREDHYEIIYNGTFLMATYNGESERLLVSRALERCKNPCKILIGGLGVGFSLEEALADSRIGKVDIVEIEEAIIQWNRTHLAQVSGYALDDPRTNVIHTDLVKWINETHETYDAICLDIDNGPDWTVSESNTGLYSEQGINGLIKMLRHDGVLSFWSATESPEFVDYLQLFFEEVEVEAVPQPRGEPDYIYLALTPKH
- a CDS encoding SMI1/KNR4 family protein — translated: MDTSNAVHLLKCHTFAHDDMHRHKAEHGFLGSLRPFKGELREGNFHELMIVLRALEAKLGEPVLDREMITCLWSICQLGRAWAVEPEGMLRRNGLITDEQVDRMENWLDLISYAVMTLLGNGGEKEAFWGYREYISEKLDPLMAELDVLLEEKVMEDEIQELHENYKKQSGAEEERLAAFEAKFEVLLPEDFRSFYRHKDGSGYAFHVLYPGDAEAGEWPPYYLLSLDEMEETKSYFCERDELLAEYYSGEEIRELDPKIKPYLFHKKWFPFATMAGGSLYLMLDLDPSDQGTYGQIISYIHDPDFVYYVADSFTDLLRESNRNLSMMDEIEY
- a CDS encoding GIY-YIG nuclease family protein, yielding MYGNRMNDVDEHLHENKPQAGHAPFMDLKEKIQNLPGTPGVYLMKDARGSILYVGKSKHLKKRVQSYFHHSQTHAPKIKKLVQHVKDLEVIRTDTEFEAFMLECNLIHKYKPMYNRKMKNTASYAYIVIPASDGLRHIETTNHPVPAHGDSIFGPYPTSRIAVEKAVVNILESLKIACTPAAAATAPCLNRAIGLCLGMCMGGEGLKEYQQLMNRFIGLLEGTDRSLYDELERKMAAASEQFDFEAAAKFRDVLQSIRFLEHKEKVIGFAGSNPNVLLYEPVDEETIKLFLVKRHTILFSRSFPVATDRERQQLTKEAGMLVRAYFKNDEDAYTSEVGRDEIDEAQIIYSYVQSHPGQAALIPDAWLDTDDPLELNAAMASFFSDIIKDSNENLD